The following proteins are co-located in the Pseudomonas sp. DY-1 genome:
- a CDS encoding CAP domain-containing protein, translated as MRPIRRSLRLLPTLPLALLSLFTHAAQAGDERQLLAAINDYRTHSQRCGWSSVQAAPPLKMKANVALPVGYSGELRRGLRDAGYVAGEVRSIRLSGARDARLAFEMLRDDYCTDLMDPQVTDVGISRSGNQWRLVLARPMASAQLGDTRSAGQALLAQVNAARAKPRMCGGKRFAATRPLAWSPALGSAAQQHSRSMANRDYFSHNDPNGDSPFDRARAAGYRGRQVGENIAAGQGSPRAAMDSWLASPGHCANLMNPRFTQVGAAYAAQTRSENGIYWTMMFGAP; from the coding sequence ATGCGCCCAATCCGCCGATCCCTTCGTCTGCTTCCAACCTTGCCACTTGCCCTGCTGTCCCTGTTCACCCACGCCGCCCAGGCGGGTGATGAGCGTCAACTGCTGGCAGCGATCAACGACTACCGCACCCACAGCCAGCGTTGCGGGTGGAGCAGTGTCCAGGCGGCACCGCCGCTGAAGATGAAAGCCAACGTGGCACTGCCGGTGGGGTACTCGGGTGAACTGCGCCGGGGGCTGCGCGATGCCGGCTACGTGGCCGGTGAGGTGCGGAGCATCCGCTTGTCCGGGGCGCGTGATGCGCGTTTGGCGTTCGAGATGCTCCGCGATGACTACTGCACGGATTTGATGGACCCGCAGGTGACCGATGTCGGCATCAGTCGTAGCGGCAATCAGTGGCGCCTGGTACTGGCCCGACCCATGGCCAGTGCCCAGCTTGGGGATACCCGCTCGGCCGGTCAGGCGCTGCTGGCTCAGGTCAATGCGGCGCGGGCCAAGCCGCGTATGTGCGGTGGCAAGCGCTTTGCCGCTACCCGCCCTCTCGCCTGGAGCCCCGCCCTTGGCAGTGCAGCCCAGCAGCACAGCCGCTCAATGGCCAACCGCGACTACTTCTCCCACAACGATCCCAACGGCGATTCGCCTTTCGACCGGGCGCGGGCCGCGGGCTACCGGGGACGACAAGTCGGCGAGAACATTGCTGCGGGGCAGGGCTCACCGCGCGCGGCCATGGACAGTTGGCTGGCCAGCCCAGGCCATTGCGCCAATCTGATGAATCCCCGTTTCACGCAAGTCGGCGCCGCCTACGCTGCACAAACCCGCAGCGAGAATGGCATCTACTGGACCATGATGTTCGGCGCGCCCTGA
- a CDS encoding MarR family winged helix-turn-helix transcriptional regulator has product MKSTGRSTPAQPAPLSDFLCFAVYSANLAFGKAYKPILEQLGLTYTQFIAIVALWDEDNQTVGSLGEKLFLESNTLTPMLKKLEAMGLVQRQRDPEDERQVRVSLTKAGKELREQRAETGLNGATGLDSDEFVRMQQAVAALRDNLLKSSGSRK; this is encoded by the coding sequence ATGAAATCCACCGGCAGATCGACCCCGGCCCAACCGGCCCCGCTCTCAGACTTTCTGTGCTTCGCGGTCTATTCCGCGAACCTGGCCTTCGGCAAGGCGTACAAGCCGATTCTCGAGCAGCTCGGGCTGACCTACACCCAGTTCATCGCCATCGTCGCGCTATGGGATGAAGACAATCAGACCGTCGGCAGCCTCGGTGAAAAGCTCTTTCTGGAGTCGAACACGCTCACGCCGATGCTGAAGAAGCTCGAGGCGATGGGCCTGGTCCAGCGTCAGCGCGATCCAGAAGATGAGCGTCAGGTGCGCGTCAGCCTGACGAAGGCGGGCAAAGAGCTTAGGGAGCAACGCGCGGAAACAGGCCTCAACGGTGCAACGGGCCTGGACTCGGATGAGTTCGTGCGCATGCAGCAGGCCGTCGCGGCGCTACGCGACAACCTCCTCAAATCGTCTGGAAGCCGCAAGTGA
- a CDS encoding cupin domain-containing protein, translated as MIHLTQASRQFTEIGLPGIRVATVWGENGNGSDFIEFKAGTRFPIHDHEGPEEILMLSGRIRFGDLVLSAGDYLRIGSGEEHDAEALEDSVFFLAHIGGAVIKE; from the coding sequence ATGATCCATCTGACTCAAGCCAGCCGCCAGTTCACCGAGATCGGCCTTCCCGGCATCCGCGTCGCCACTGTCTGGGGCGAGAACGGCAACGGCTCGGACTTCATCGAGTTCAAGGCCGGTACCCGCTTCCCCATCCACGACCATGAAGGCCCGGAAGAAATTCTCATGCTGTCGGGCCGCATCCGCTTCGGCGATCTGGTGCTTTCAGCGGGCGACTACCTGAGGATCGGCTCCGGTGAAGAGCACGACGCGGAAGCCCTCGAAGACTCCGTGTTCTTCCTTGCCCACATTGGCGGTGCAGTGATCAAGGAATGA
- a CDS encoding bifunctional diguanylate cyclase/phosphodiesterase has translation MTPISTFLKRVQLLWQSSDLALVGQRRERRMRLLASGLMVLMGLLWGGYFSLRGAWGIVPMDLVLIFCGLGVFVLTLRNRTRAANLLLFGVLIVVILISTLMLDVPTAAAPRASHLYFLPLALAALMAFRDEPRWLRYGVTTLCLALFAGLASSSWSPITGYSLPDEVRVVGSWVQGVASMAMFFMLLHILQTDAVERSELDRDLRTALREEQFVLHYQPQLDSAGRVVAAEVLVRWRHPQRGLVAPGEFIDHAEKTGLMLPIGQWVLRQTCAQLRAWKDDPDLGEMGLAVNISQNQFRQPAFVPEVLALIEEHGIEARRLELELTETLVVQDLEDLTRKMTALVEQGVRFSLDDFGTGFSSLSHLKRLPLSKLKIDRSFICDVLTDSSSETIVRTVIALGRSMGLAVIAEGVETEAQQRFLVGNGCGQFQGYLFSRPLPQEAFVEYVRRLNAQVPDKERVDALSAFPAVGQ, from the coding sequence ATGACCCCCATTTCAACGTTCCTCAAGCGCGTCCAACTGCTTTGGCAGTCGTCTGATCTCGCATTGGTCGGCCAGCGCCGGGAGCGGCGCATGCGTTTGCTGGCGAGCGGGCTCATGGTGCTCATGGGGCTGCTCTGGGGCGGCTACTTCTCCCTGCGGGGCGCGTGGGGGATCGTCCCGATGGACCTGGTCCTGATCTTCTGTGGGCTGGGGGTATTCGTGCTGACACTGCGCAACCGGACGCGCGCGGCCAACCTGTTGCTGTTCGGCGTGCTGATTGTCGTCATCCTGATTTCCACCCTGATGCTCGACGTGCCGACGGCGGCGGCGCCACGGGCGTCCCATCTGTATTTCCTGCCTCTGGCCCTGGCTGCGCTCATGGCCTTTCGCGACGAACCCAGGTGGTTGCGCTACGGCGTCACGACCCTCTGCCTGGCGCTGTTCGCCGGGCTGGCATCGTCCTCCTGGAGCCCGATCACCGGTTACAGCCTGCCTGACGAGGTGCGGGTGGTCGGTTCCTGGGTCCAGGGCGTGGCGTCCATGGCGATGTTCTTCATGCTGCTGCACATCCTGCAGACCGATGCGGTGGAGCGCTCGGAGCTCGACCGTGACCTGCGTACCGCCCTGCGCGAGGAGCAGTTCGTCCTGCATTACCAGCCGCAACTGGATTCCGCTGGACGAGTGGTGGCGGCGGAGGTGCTGGTTCGCTGGCGGCACCCGCAACGCGGGTTGGTGGCACCGGGCGAGTTCATCGACCATGCCGAGAAGACCGGGCTGATGCTGCCCATCGGCCAATGGGTGCTGCGTCAGACCTGTGCACAGTTGCGCGCGTGGAAGGACGACCCTGATTTGGGTGAAATGGGCCTGGCGGTGAATATCAGCCAGAACCAGTTCCGCCAGCCGGCCTTCGTACCCGAGGTGCTGGCGCTGATCGAGGAACACGGTATCGAGGCGCGGCGCCTGGAGCTTGAACTGACCGAAACGCTGGTGGTGCAGGACCTGGAAGACCTTACGCGGAAGATGACCGCGCTGGTGGAGCAGGGGGTCCGCTTCTCCCTGGATGACTTCGGCACCGGCTTCTCGTCCCTGAGCCACCTCAAGCGCCTGCCCCTGAGCAAGCTGAAGATCGATCGCTCCTTCATCTGTGATGTGCTGACCGACTCCAGCAGTGAAACCATCGTGCGCACCGTCATCGCCCTGGGACGAAGCATGGGGCTGGCGGTGATAGCCGAAGGCGTGGAAACGGAAGCGCAGCAGCGGTTCCTCGTTGGCAACGGTTGCGGGCAGTTCCAGGGCTACCTGTTCAGCCGGCCGCTGCCGCAGGAAGCGTTCGTCGAGTATGTGCGGCGGCTCAACGCGCAGGTTCCGGACAAGGAGCGGGTCGACGCCTTGTCGGCATTTCCAGCCGTCGGCCAATGA
- a CDS encoding DinB family protein yields MINAPTARMLAHYKQWVDERLFEDLAGLPPGEVSKERVTLCKSILGTLNHIHVIDCIWRAHLEHRPHPYKTRLEVPYPEFDDLRAAQAAMNDWFVSWSAAQTDESLNTPVEFVFCSGDPGVMTAGAMLMHVVNHASYHRGSVIQMYFEIPARPPITDLPVFLRETHPLYAAG; encoded by the coding sequence ATGATCAACGCTCCTACGGCCAGGATGCTTGCCCATTACAAGCAGTGGGTCGATGAACGGCTCTTCGAGGATCTGGCCGGGTTGCCACCCGGCGAAGTCAGCAAGGAACGCGTGACCCTGTGCAAGAGCATCCTGGGCACCCTGAACCATATCCACGTCATCGATTGCATCTGGCGCGCCCACCTGGAACACCGGCCGCATCCCTACAAGACGCGCCTGGAAGTTCCCTATCCCGAGTTCGACGATCTCCGCGCCGCGCAGGCCGCCATGAACGACTGGTTCGTCTCGTGGAGCGCCGCGCAGACGGACGAATCGCTGAACACGCCGGTGGAGTTCGTCTTCTGTTCCGGGGACCCCGGCGTCATGACCGCGGGCGCCATGCTCATGCACGTGGTCAACCATGCGTCCTATCACCGCGGCAGCGTGATCCAGATGTACTTCGAGATTCCCGCGCGGCCACCGATCACCGATCTCCCGGTGTTCCTGCGCGAGACTCATCCGCTCTATGCGGCGGGCTGA
- a CDS encoding LysR family transcriptional regulator: MNRNDLRRVDLNLLVVFETLMYEKNLTRASEKLFLGQPAVSAALARLRDLFDDPLLVRNGRVFEPTKRALEILEELQPALDSISSAVSRAKEFNPSTYRNTFRIGLSDDVEFGLFPPLLHQLREEAPDSIVVVRRVNFLLMSAMLASGEISVGVSYTTELPANAKRKRLRNLRCKILRGDDRPGALTLDDYCSRPHALVSFSGDLTGNIDNDLARVGRTRRVVLAVPQFSGLRSILAGTELLATVPDYAADALIDGCGLRADEPPFPIFTSELSMVWSSGTDNDPAERWLRELIVQYMSAPAMPDQPAA; this comes from the coding sequence ATGAACCGGAACGATCTGCGTCGCGTGGACCTGAACCTGCTGGTGGTCTTCGAGACGCTGATGTACGAGAAAAACCTGACTCGCGCATCGGAAAAGCTCTTCCTCGGCCAGCCCGCGGTAAGCGCCGCGCTGGCCCGCTTGCGCGACCTCTTCGACGACCCGCTTCTGGTCCGCAATGGCCGCGTCTTCGAACCCACCAAGCGGGCGCTGGAAATACTCGAGGAACTGCAACCTGCACTGGACTCGATATCCAGCGCCGTCAGCCGGGCGAAGGAATTCAATCCGTCCACCTATCGCAATACCTTCCGGATCGGCCTATCGGACGACGTCGAGTTCGGCCTGTTCCCTCCCCTGCTCCACCAGCTCCGCGAGGAAGCGCCCGACAGCATAGTGGTGGTGCGCCGGGTCAACTTCCTGCTCATGTCAGCAATGCTCGCCTCCGGGGAAATCTCGGTCGGCGTCAGCTACACCACGGAACTGCCGGCCAATGCCAAGCGCAAGCGGTTGCGCAACCTGCGCTGCAAGATCCTGCGCGGCGACGACCGCCCCGGCGCACTCACCCTGGATGACTACTGTTCACGTCCGCACGCACTCGTATCCTTCTCGGGCGACCTGACCGGAAACATCGACAATGACCTGGCGCGCGTTGGCCGCACACGCCGCGTGGTGCTGGCGGTGCCGCAGTTCAGCGGGTTGCGCTCGATCCTGGCAGGCACGGAGTTGCTCGCCACCGTCCCGGACTACGCAGCGGATGCGCTGATCGACGGTTGTGGATTACGCGCCGATGAGCCGCCCTTCCCCATCTTCACTTCCGAGCTCTCCATGGTCTGGAGCAGCGGCACGGACAACGATCCCGCCGAGCGCTGGCTCCGTGAACTGATCGTGCAATACATGTCCGCGCCGGCAATGCCCGATCAGCCCGCCGCATAG
- a CDS encoding monovalent cation:proton antiporter-2 (CPA2) family protein, with protein sequence MPHDGSLLQAAVVFLFAAVITVPLAKRLQLGAVLGYLLAGVLIGPSVLKLVSDPESVAHVSELGVVLLLFIIGLELSPRRLWVMRRSVFGAGLAQVLLTALAIGLVAWLVFAKSLNTAAVLGFGLALSSTAFGLQILAERKELTSPHGRLAFAILLFQDIAAIPLIALLPLLSGSGHLDTEGVNLRDVLLAVASIGAVIIGGRYLLRPVFRTVLKAGLKEVSTATSLLVVIGTAWLMELAGVSMALGAFIAGLLLADSEYRHELEAQIEPFKGLLLGLFFMSVGMSADLSLLLNEPFAVMVLTILLLMLKLPLLYLVGRFAGGLERGHALRLGIVLAAGGEFAFVVFKVAFEQGMLDARLHGLLVLSITLSMALTPLLVLALFRRLVAAPAPVEVPAEYQRIDSDAPRVVVAGMGRMGQIIARVLHAQQVPFVALDTAVDMIEYGRSLGRMPIYYGDPLRAEILRAAKVDKAEFLIIATDDPDTNLKITELVKRLYPHVKVIARARNRQHVHRLLDLGAVPVRETFHSALEMSRQALLGLGLDEDRANARIRRFQRHDEEVLAAQHNVYDDAAAVIQTAREARTELEHLFDADVIEDKAVK encoded by the coding sequence ATGCCCCATGACGGCAGCCTGCTGCAGGCAGCGGTGGTGTTCCTGTTCGCCGCCGTAATCACCGTCCCCCTGGCCAAGCGGCTGCAGCTTGGCGCTGTGCTGGGCTACCTGCTGGCAGGGGTGTTGATCGGTCCCTCGGTACTGAAGCTGGTCAGCGACCCGGAGAGCGTCGCCCACGTATCCGAACTGGGCGTGGTGCTGCTGCTGTTCATCATCGGTCTGGAACTCTCGCCCCGCCGGCTCTGGGTGATGCGCCGCTCGGTGTTCGGCGCAGGCCTCGCACAGGTCCTGCTCACCGCCCTGGCCATTGGCCTGGTGGCCTGGCTGGTGTTCGCCAAGAGCCTGAACACCGCCGCCGTACTGGGCTTCGGCCTGGCACTCTCGTCTACCGCCTTCGGCCTGCAGATACTCGCCGAGCGCAAGGAACTCACCAGCCCCCACGGCCGCCTGGCCTTCGCCATCCTGCTGTTCCAGGACATCGCAGCCATCCCGCTGATCGCCCTGCTGCCGCTGCTCAGTGGCTCTGGCCACCTGGACACGGAAGGCGTCAACCTGCGCGACGTGCTGCTGGCAGTGGCCAGTATCGGTGCGGTGATCATTGGCGGCCGATACCTGCTGCGGCCGGTATTCCGCACCGTGCTCAAGGCCGGACTGAAGGAGGTCTCCACCGCCACCTCGCTGCTGGTGGTGATCGGCACCGCCTGGCTGATGGAGCTGGCCGGCGTTTCCATGGCGCTTGGCGCCTTCATCGCGGGCCTGCTGCTGGCGGACTCCGAATATCGCCATGAGCTGGAAGCGCAGATCGAGCCCTTCAAGGGTCTGCTGCTGGGCCTGTTCTTCATGAGCGTGGGAATGAGTGCTGACCTCAGCCTGCTGTTGAACGAACCGTTCGCGGTCATGGTGCTGACGATCCTGCTGCTGATGCTGAAACTCCCGCTGCTCTACCTGGTGGGCCGCTTTGCCGGAGGGCTGGAGCGCGGCCATGCGCTGCGCCTGGGCATCGTCCTGGCCGCTGGTGGCGAATTCGCCTTCGTGGTGTTCAAGGTGGCCTTCGAACAGGGCATGCTCGACGCCCGCCTGCACGGTCTGCTGGTGCTCAGCATCACCCTGTCCATGGCCCTCACGCCGCTGCTGGTGTTGGCCCTGTTCCGTCGACTGGTCGCTGCACCGGCACCAGTGGAGGTACCGGCGGAGTACCAGCGCATCGACAGTGACGCGCCCCGCGTGGTGGTCGCCGGCATGGGGCGCATGGGCCAGATCATCGCCCGTGTGCTGCACGCCCAGCAGGTTCCGTTCGTGGCCCTGGACACCGCGGTGGACATGATCGAGTACGGCCGTAGCCTGGGCCGCATGCCCATCTACTACGGCGATCCACTGCGGGCGGAAATCCTCCGCGCAGCCAAGGTGGACAAGGCCGAGTTCCTCATCATCGCCACCGACGACCCGGACACCAATCTCAAGATCACCGAACTGGTCAAGCGCCTCTACCCTCACGTCAAGGTCATCGCCCGTGCCCGCAACCGCCAGCACGTCCATCGGCTGCTTGACCTGGGCGCCGTGCCCGTGCGCGAAACCTTCCATTCGGCGTTGGAGATGAGCCGCCAGGCCCTGCTTGGCCTGGGCCTCGACGAAGACCGGGCCAACGCCCGCATTCGCCGCTTCCAGCGCCACGACGAAGAAGTCCTGGCGGCCCAGCACAACGTCTATGACGACGCCGCCGCCGTGATCCAGACCGCCCGCGAAGCACGCACGGAACTGGAACACCTGTTCGACGCCGACGTGATCGAAGACAAGGCGGTGAAATAG
- the ycaC gene encoding isochorismate family cysteine hydrolase YcaC: MSFQYKRLDKNDAAVLLVDHQAGLLSLVRDIDPDKFKNNVLALGDLAKYFKLPTILTTSFETGPNGPLVPELKEQFPDAPYIARPGNINAWDNEDFVKAVKATGKKQLIIAGVVTEVCVAFPALSALEEGFDVFVVADASGTFNEVTRDAAWRRMEAAGAQLMTWFGVACELHRDWRNDIEGLGTLFSNHIPDYRNLITSYTTLTAK, from the coding sequence ATGTCTTTCCAATACAAGCGACTGGACAAGAACGATGCTGCGGTACTGCTGGTCGATCACCAGGCTGGCCTGCTCTCCCTGGTGCGGGACATCGATCCCGACAAGTTCAAGAACAACGTGCTGGCCCTGGGCGATCTGGCCAAGTACTTCAAGCTGCCGACCATCCTCACCACCAGCTTCGAGACCGGTCCCAACGGCCCGCTGGTACCAGAACTGAAAGAGCAGTTCCCCGATGCGCCCTACATCGCCCGCCCCGGCAACATCAACGCCTGGGACAACGAAGACTTCGTCAAGGCGGTGAAGGCCACCGGCAAGAAGCAACTGATCATCGCGGGTGTGGTGACCGAGGTCTGCGTGGCCTTCCCTGCACTGTCGGCCCTTGAAGAAGGCTTCGACGTATTCGTCGTCGCCGATGCGTCCGGCACCTTCAACGAAGTCACCCGTGACGCCGCCTGGCGCCGGATGGAAGCTGCCGGTGCGCAACTGATGACCTGGTTCGGCGTGGCCTGCGAGCTGCACCGCGACTGGCGCAACGACATCGAGGGTCTGGGCACCCTGTTCTCCAACCACATCCCCGACTACCGTAACCTGATCACCAGCTACACCACGCTCACCGCCAAGTGA
- a CDS encoding amidohydrolase → MSADLILFNGRLHTVDREKPTASAVAIKDGRFLAVGSDAEAMAHRGDATQVIDLKQRTVIPGLNDSHLHLIRGGLNYNLELRWEGVPSVADALRMLKDQADRTPSPQWVRVVGGWNEFQFAEKRMPTLEEINRAAPDTPVFLLHLYDRALLNRAALKAVGYTKDTPNPPGGEIQRDGSGNPTGMLIARPNATILYATLAKGPKLPLEYQVNSTRQFMRELNRLGLTSAIDAGGGYQNYPDDYQVIEELARQGQLSVRIAYNLFTQKPKEELTDFQNWSKVVKPGQGNDFLRHNGAGEMLVFSAADFEDFLEPRPDLPQTMEQELEPVVRHLVEQRWPFRLHATYDESISRMLDVFEKVNRDIPFNGLPWFFDHAETISPKNIERVRALGGGIAIQDRMAFQGEYFVDRYGAKAAEQTPPIQRMLAEGVPVGAGTDATRVSSYNPWTSLYWLVSGRTVGGLELYPQGLSRDTALQLFTHGSAWFSSEQGKKGQIKVGQLADLAALSADFFSVEDEAIKWIESVLTVVNGKVVYAAGEFDKLGPPQLPVLPEWSPVAKVPGHWKPAAPLAAQVHQCVGACTVHAHSHERARQSSVPVSDFQGFWGALGCSCFAF, encoded by the coding sequence ATGTCCGCCGACCTGATCCTGTTCAATGGCCGCCTGCACACGGTCGACCGCGAAAAGCCCACCGCCAGCGCCGTGGCGATCAAGGACGGGCGCTTTCTCGCCGTCGGCAGCGATGCCGAGGCCATGGCCCATCGCGGCGACGCCACCCAGGTCATCGACCTCAAGCAGCGCACGGTGATCCCCGGCCTCAACGACTCGCACCTGCACCTGATCCGCGGCGGCCTCAACTACAACCTGGAACTGCGCTGGGAAGGCGTGCCCTCGGTGGCCGACGCGCTGCGCATGCTCAAGGACCAGGCCGACCGAACCCCCTCTCCGCAGTGGGTACGCGTGGTCGGTGGCTGGAACGAGTTCCAGTTCGCCGAAAAACGCATGCCGACCCTGGAGGAAATCAACCGCGCAGCGCCGGACACCCCGGTGTTCCTCCTCCACCTCTACGACCGCGCGCTGCTCAACCGCGCCGCGCTGAAGGCGGTCGGCTACACCAAGGACACGCCCAACCCGCCGGGTGGCGAAATCCAGCGCGACGGCAGCGGCAACCCCACCGGCATGCTGATCGCCCGGCCCAACGCCACCATCCTCTACGCCACCCTGGCCAAGGGGCCGAAGTTGCCGCTGGAGTACCAGGTCAACTCCACCCGCCAGTTCATGCGCGAGCTCAACCGCCTCGGCCTGACCAGCGCCATCGACGCCGGCGGCGGCTACCAGAACTACCCGGACGACTACCAGGTGATCGAGGAACTGGCCAGGCAGGGCCAGCTCAGCGTGCGCATCGCCTACAACCTGTTCACCCAGAAACCCAAGGAAGAGCTCACCGACTTCCAGAACTGGAGCAAGGTGGTCAAGCCCGGCCAGGGCAATGACTTCCTGCGCCACAACGGCGCCGGCGAGATGCTGGTGTTCTCCGCGGCCGACTTCGAGGACTTCCTCGAACCGCGCCCGGACCTGCCGCAGACCATGGAGCAGGAGCTGGAGCCGGTGGTGCGCCACCTGGTGGAGCAGCGCTGGCCGTTCCGCCTGCACGCCACCTACGACGAATCCATTTCGCGCATGCTGGATGTGTTCGAGAAGGTCAACCGCGACATCCCGTTCAACGGCCTGCCGTGGTTCTTCGACCACGCCGAAACCATCTCGCCGAAGAACATCGAGCGAGTGCGTGCCTTGGGCGGCGGCATCGCCATCCAGGACCGCATGGCCTTCCAGGGCGAGTACTTCGTCGACCGCTACGGCGCCAAGGCGGCCGAGCAGACTCCGCCGATCCAGCGCATGTTGGCCGAAGGCGTGCCGGTGGGCGCCGGCACCGACGCCACCCGCGTCTCCAGCTACAACCCCTGGACCTCGCTGTACTGGCTGGTCAGCGGCCGCACCGTCGGCGGCCTGGAGCTTTATCCACAGGGCCTGTCGCGCGACACCGCGCTGCAACTCTTTACCCACGGCAGCGCCTGGTTCTCCAGCGAACAAGGCAAGAAGGGGCAGATCAAGGTGGGCCAACTGGCCGACCTCGCCGCCTTGTCGGCGGACTTCTTCAGCGTCGAGGACGAGGCCATCAAGTGGATCGAGTCGGTGCTGACCGTGGTCAACGGCAAGGTGGTCTATGCCGCCGGCGAGTTCGACAAGCTCGGTCCGCCGCAGCTGCCGGTGCTGCCGGAGTGGTCGCCGGTGGCCAAGGTCCCCGGCCACTGGAAGCCCGCCGCGCCGCTCGCCGCCCAGGTGCACCAGTGCGTCGGCGCCTGCACGGTGCACGCCCACAGCCACGAGCGGGCACGGCAGTCGAGCGTGCCGGTGAGCGACTTCCAGGGCTTCTGGGGGGCACTGGGCTGCTCCTGCTTTGCCTTCTGA
- a CDS encoding antibiotic biosynthesis monooxygenase has product MTTDDIVTLLIRHQVKEGREQEYENWLRRIIGIAKGYPGHLGIDVVRDRKDGLHLFTCVLRFANTTQLQAWLESTDRRQLVEEVSHLLADGDQVEINPEREFWFTPASADAPQPPRWKQACVTFLVILPLALLVPLLWQPLFRLQPWLGGYVASNVVITASIVLLVVYLFMPPVTRFFSGWLNQH; this is encoded by the coding sequence ATGACCACTGACGACATCGTCACCCTGCTGATCCGCCATCAGGTCAAGGAAGGCCGGGAACAGGAGTACGAAAACTGGCTGCGCCGCATCATCGGCATCGCCAAGGGTTATCCCGGCCACCTCGGCATCGATGTGGTGCGGGATCGCAAGGATGGCCTGCACCTGTTCACCTGCGTCCTGCGCTTCGCCAATACCACCCAGCTCCAGGCCTGGCTCGAATCCACCGACCGTCGCCAACTGGTAGAGGAAGTCAGTCACCTGCTGGCCGATGGCGACCAGGTGGAGATCAACCCCGAACGCGAATTCTGGTTCACTCCGGCAAGCGCCGACGCGCCGCAGCCGCCGCGCTGGAAACAGGCCTGCGTCACCTTCCTGGTGATCCTGCCGCTGGCCCTGCTGGTGCCGCTGCTCTGGCAGCCGCTGTTCAGGCTGCAGCCCTGGCTTGGCGGCTACGTGGCCAGCAACGTGGTGATTACCGCCAGCATAGTGCTGCTGGTTGTCTATCTTTTCATGCCTCCGGTAACGCGTTTCTTCTCCGGCTGGCTGAACCAACACTGA
- a CDS encoding hydrolase, producing MSIRELLNPTNSALILIDHQPQMAFGVQSIDRQQLKNNTVALAKSAKIFNVPTILTSVETESFSGYIWPELLGVFPGQQPIERTSMNSWEDEKFVAAVKATGRKKLIMAALWTEVCLTFPALEAIEAGYEVYIVTDASGGTSKEAHDMSVQRMIQAGAIPVTWQQVLLEYQRDWSKKETYDAVIGLVQEHSGAYGMGVDYAYTLVHKAPQRQVK from the coding sequence ATGTCCATCCGCGAACTGCTGAACCCGACCAACTCCGCCCTGATCCTGATCGACCACCAGCCGCAAATGGCCTTTGGCGTGCAGTCCATCGACCGCCAGCAACTGAAGAACAACACCGTGGCACTTGCCAAGAGCGCCAAGATCTTCAACGTTCCGACCATCCTCACCAGCGTCGAGACCGAAAGCTTCAGCGGCTACATCTGGCCGGAACTGCTCGGTGTGTTCCCGGGCCAGCAACCCATCGAGCGCACCTCGATGAACTCCTGGGAAGACGAGAAATTCGTTGCCGCCGTGAAAGCCACCGGCCGCAAGAAACTGATCATGGCCGCACTCTGGACCGAGGTCTGCCTGACCTTCCCCGCACTGGAAGCCATCGAAGCCGGCTACGAGGTGTACATCGTCACCGACGCTTCCGGCGGCACCTCCAAGGAAGCCCATGACATGTCGGTGCAACGCATGATCCAGGCCGGCGCCATCCCGGTCACCTGGCAGCAGGTCCTGCTCGAGTACCAGCGCGACTGGTCGAAGAAGGAAACCTACGACGCCGTGATCGGCCTCGTGCAGGAGCACAGCGGCGCCTACGGCATGGGCGTGGACTACGCCTACACCCTGGTGCACAAGGCGCCCCAGCGCCAGGTGAAGTAA